In the genome of Deinococcus sp. YIM 77859, one region contains:
- a CDS encoding glycosyltransferase family 2 protein — translation MHHDVHPPLLAPLDRPRPLISVVIPTFNRPELLLRRGLRSALAQRYPNLEVLVVMDGPDPSTEAALGEISDPRLRLLALPSNSGPSDARNLGVQAARGEWIAFLDDDDEWRPDKLARQMEAAQRSSHRFPVVFSGLIGRTPHGDRLHPHRQKQPGERLGDYLLVRRSHAQPECVLVCSVIFAPRELLLAVPFTSGLRAHEDWDWMLRAEQTPGVGFEQLPREDASSLTIYYFGENRPAGSQHSVWRPSLAWAQRQRRAGRLSERAFAGFLLFQVVPRAVEAGDWSGLPTLGLALLSTRPTPYELLRFLKHWAIPLPLRRRVRHWLNTRREPARLEGWEG, via the coding sequence ATGCATCATGACGTCCATCCCCCCCTGCTCGCTCCACTGGACCGCCCTCGTCCCCTCATCAGCGTGGTGATTCCGACTTTCAACCGACCCGAACTGCTGCTGCGCCGGGGCCTGAGAAGCGCCCTGGCCCAGCGTTACCCCAACCTAGAGGTGCTGGTGGTTATGGACGGCCCCGACCCCAGCACCGAGGCGGCCTTGGGCGAGATCAGCGATCCCAGGCTGCGCCTGCTGGCACTTCCCAGCAACAGCGGCCCGTCCGACGCGCGCAACCTGGGCGTGCAGGCAGCCCGTGGTGAGTGGATCGCCTTTCTCGACGACGACGACGAGTGGCGGCCAGACAAGCTGGCGCGTCAGATGGAAGCGGCCCAGCGTTCCTCACACCGTTTTCCGGTGGTGTTTAGCGGCCTGATCGGACGCACACCGCATGGCGACAGGCTGCATCCTCACCGGCAGAAGCAGCCCGGAGAGCGCCTGGGTGACTACCTCCTGGTGCGCCGCTCTCATGCTCAGCCCGAGTGCGTGCTGGTGTGCAGCGTGATCTTTGCCCCTCGGGAGCTGCTGCTGGCGGTGCCCTTCACGTCGGGCCTCCGCGCGCACGAGGACTGGGACTGGATGCTGCGCGCCGAGCAGACGCCAGGCGTGGGATTCGAGCAGCTCCCCCGCGAGGACGCCTCCTCCCTCACCATCTACTACTTCGGAGAAAACCGCCCGGCGGGCAGCCAGCATTCCGTCTGGCGGCCCTCACTGGCCTGGGCACAAAGGCAGCGTCGGGCAGGGCGACTCTCGGAACGCGCCTTTGCGGGCTTTCTCCTCTTTCAAGTCGTGCCGCGAGCCGTGGAGGCAGGTGACTGGAGCGGCCTGCCCACCCTGGGTCTGGCCCTGCTGTCCACCCGTCCGACGCCCTACGAGCTGCTGCGCTTCCTCAAACACTGGGCGATTCCGCTTCCGCTTCGCCGCCGGGTGCGACACTGGCTCAATACCCGCCGCGAGCCGGCGCGGCTGGAAGGGTGGGAAGGCTGA
- a CDS encoding glycosyltransferase family 2 protein, with the protein MKSFSVIVAIYNAQKYLPETLLSVQRQTYSNFEVVMVDDGSTDDSAVLAQQFCISDPRFRLLSTPHRGISPARNLAVEHAVGDWIAVCDADDTWHPRKLEIQARFIGAWDEEKHGPLAALGTAGYIINRFGQVRRVEDLGIHTLAEYQHWRDEIGQLVMINSSVVFRKHLFEELGGYRADYTPAEDTDLWTRLARRGVVLNLPDRLTFYRMHGENISERRYIRMMLNAERIRVNARRHRAGQPELTYEEFYEHLGENPAQRAALMRQLRHAMHYYIARNRWNNGHRLGGLSSFLRATLIDPRRSLQHLQESYRYHVGRKPTP; encoded by the coding sequence GTGAAATCCTTTTCCGTGATCGTCGCAATCTATAACGCCCAAAAATACCTGCCCGAGACACTGCTATCGGTCCAGCGCCAGACCTATTCAAACTTTGAGGTGGTCATGGTGGATGACGGTTCGACGGATGACAGCGCGGTTCTCGCCCAACAGTTCTGCATCAGCGATCCGCGTTTCCGGCTGCTGTCGACCCCTCATCGTGGCATTTCCCCCGCGCGCAATCTTGCTGTTGAGCATGCCGTTGGAGACTGGATCGCTGTGTGTGACGCCGACGATACCTGGCACCCCCGCAAGTTGGAGATACAAGCCCGTTTTATTGGCGCTTGGGATGAGGAGAAGCACGGGCCCCTGGCTGCCCTGGGGACGGCCGGGTACATCATCAACCGGTTCGGTCAGGTGCGGCGCGTCGAGGATCTGGGGATCCACACTCTTGCCGAATACCAGCACTGGCGGGACGAAATTGGGCAGCTGGTGATGATCAATTCGTCGGTGGTCTTTCGTAAGCACCTCTTCGAGGAGCTGGGCGGCTACCGCGCCGACTACACACCGGCGGAAGACACCGACCTGTGGACCCGGCTCGCTCGGCGAGGGGTGGTTCTCAATCTGCCTGACCGCCTCACGTTTTACCGCATGCACGGCGAGAACATCTCGGAGCGCAGGTACATTCGCATGATGCTCAATGCGGAGAGGATTCGCGTGAACGCGCGGCGTCACCGAGCGGGCCAGCCGGAGCTGACGTACGAGGAGTTCTATGAGCACCTGGGCGAGAACCCAGCACAGCGGGCAGCGCTGATGCGTCAACTGCGCCACGCGATGCACTACTACATCGCTCGGAACCGTTGGAACAACGGTCACCGCTTGGGCGGGTTGAGCAGTTTCCTACGGGCAACCCTCATTGACCCGCGACGCAGTCTTCAACATTTGCAGGAAAGCTACCGGTACCACGTTGGCCGCAAACCCACCCCCTAG